A stretch of the Musa acuminata AAA Group cultivar baxijiao chromosome BXJ2-7, Cavendish_Baxijiao_AAA, whole genome shotgun sequence genome encodes the following:
- the LOC103973347 gene encoding cytokinin riboside 5'-monophosphate phosphoribohydrolase LOG1-like, with protein sequence MEEVKVGNSRFKRMCVFCGSSTGKRHCYQDAAVELGKELVARKVDLVYGGGSVGLMGLVSEAVHSGGGHVIGIIPRTLMSKEITGETFGEVKPVASMHQRKAEMARHSDAFIALPGGYGTLEELLEVITWAQLGIHNKPVGLLNVDGYYNSLLAFIDKAVEDGFIQPYQRHIFVSAPNAKDLVQKLEEYVPVEDAVAAKLSWEMEQMGLNSTLHAEIARTASNSGKHQLYDESSSRCLRCALCGST encoded by the exons ATGGAGGAGGTCAAGGTGGGAAATTCAAGGTTCAAGAGGATGTGCGTCTTCTGTGGGAGCAGCACAGGCAAGAGGCACTGTTACCAAGATGCTGCCGTGGAGCTCGGAAAGGAGCTG GTGGCGAGGAAGGTCGATCTGGTGTATGGAGGCGGCAGCGTGGGGCTGATGGGTCTCGTCTCTGAAGCTGTTCATTCTGGTGGCGGCCATGTCATCGG GATCATCCCGAGGACACTGATGTCCAAGGAG ATTACAGGGGAGACGTTCGGGGAGGTGAAGCCGGTGGCCAGCATGCACCAGCGCAAGGCCGAAATGGCCCGCCACTCCGACGCCTTCATCGCCCTGCCCG GTGGGTATGGAACCCTGGAGGAGCTGCTGGAGGTCATCACCTGGGCGCAGCTCGGCATCCACAACAAGCCT GTGGGATTGCTCAACGTGGATGGTTACTACAACTCCCTGCTCGCCTTCATCGACAAGGCCGTGGAGGATGGCTTCATCCAGCCATATCAGCGCCACATCTTCGTCTCCGCCCCCAACGCCAAGGACCTCGTCCAAAAGCTCGAG GAATACGTACCCGTGGAGGACGCCGTAGCCGCCAAACTCAGCTGGGAGATGGAGCAGATGGGACTAAACTCCACCCTGCACGCCGAGATCGCTCG TACTGCTTCTAACTCAGGAAAACATCAGCTTTATGATGAATCGTCTTCTCGATGTCTTCGCTGTGCTCTGTGTGGGTCAACGTAG
- the LOC103973369 gene encoding uncharacterized protein LOC103973369, with the protein MVSGFRRSLSLPGSNPSDRPASRRCDKPQHLRSISLPCRSHPTLSHLLDQIRSCPESGPRSPASGLGRIDRLLSALDDLLRLPQTQDALRRRPAWADRVLDGFLRLADAHGSFRSAVVAVEQHHAESRAAIRRRDPVRLDSAARSHRRAEKELIRLATAIKDLARSPPLICSDAAEAEVAGIVADVMAAAAATSTAVFLGIAAASSSVAGSCSKSSWTAWPSRRPSKKGSEEAEMAAMEALEERMEGLEEGSGRVFRSLVNIRVSLLNILTPSL; encoded by the coding sequence ATGGTTTCCGGATTCCGCCGCTCCCTGTCACTGCCGGGCTCGAACCCGAGCGACAGACCCGCCAGCCGACGCTGCGACAAGCCCCAGCACTTGCGCTCCATCAGCCTCCCCTGCCGATCCCACCCAACCCTATCCCACCTCCTCGATCAGATCCGCTCCTGCCCGGAGTCCGGCCCTCGATCCCCCGCCTCGGGGCTCGGCCGGATCGACCGCCTCCTCTCCGCCCTCGATGACCTCCTCCGCCTCCCGCAGACCCAGGACGCTCTCCGCCGCCGCCCCGCCTGGGCCGATCGCGTTCTCGATGGCTTCCTCCGCCTCGCCGACGCCCACGGCTCCTTCCGCTCCGCTGTCGTCGCCGTAGAGCAGCACCACGCGGAGTCCCGCGCGGCGATCCGGCGGCGCGACCCCGTGCGGTTAGACTCCGCCGCTCGATCCCATCGTCGGGCGGAGAAGGAGCTCATCCGGCTCGCCACGGCCATCAAGGATCTCGCCAGATCTCCTCCTCTCATCTGCTCCGACGCGGCCGAGGCCGAGGTCGCCGGGATCGTCGCGGATGTGATGGCGGCAGCCGCGGCCACGTCGACGGCGGTTTTCTTGGGGATCGCGGCAGCCTCGTCGTCGGTGGCCGGCTCATGCTCCAAAAGCTCATGGACGGCATGGCCGTCGAGGAGGCCATCGAAGAAGGGAAGCGAGGAAGCGGAAATGGCAGCGATGGAGGCGTTGGAGGAGCGCATGGAGGGATTGGAGGAAGGAAGCGGGAGGGTGTTCAGGAGTTTGGTGAACATTAGAGTCTCGCTTCTCAACATACTCACTCCCTCGCTATAG
- the LOC135616383 gene encoding uncharacterized protein LOC135616383, with the protein MVSGFRRSVSLPGSTPSGSPAGRRCEKPHHLRSASLPCRSHPAISHLLDQIRSLSDLGIRCSPASGLDRIDRLLSALDDILRLPQAQDPLRRGPAWADRLLDGFLRLADAHGSFRSAVVALEQHNAEARAAIRRRDPVRLGSAARSHRRAEKELIRLATAVKDLARCPPLICSDAAEAEVAGIVAEAMAATAATSAAVFLGIAAASSAVAGSMSKGSWTAWPSRRQSKKGSEEAEMAAMEECMEGLEEGSGRVFRSSVNIRVALLNILTPSL; encoded by the coding sequence ATGGTCTCCGGATTCCGCCGCTCCGTTTCCCTGCCGGGATCTACCCCGAGcggcagccccgccggacgccgcTGCGAGAAGCCTCACCACCTGCGCTCCGCCAGCCTTCCCTGCCGCTCCCACCCCGCCATCTCCCACCTCCTCGACCAGATCCGCTCCTTGTCGGACTTGGGAATTCGCTGTTCCCCCGCCTCCGGGCTCGACCGGATCGATCGCCTTCTATCCGCCCTCGATGACATACTCCGCCTCCCGCAGGCACAGGATCCCCTCCGCCGCGGCCCCGCCTGGGCAGACCGCCTCCTCGACGGTTTCCTCCGCCTTGCCGACGCCCACGGCTCCTTCCGCTCCGCTGTCGTCGCCCTCGAGCAGCACAATGCGGAGGCCCGCGCCGCGATCCGCCGCCGCGACCCCGTGCGGCTAGGCTCCGCTGCTCGGTCCCATCGTCGGGCGGAGAAGGAGCTCATCCGGCTCGCCACGGCCGTCAAGGATCTCGCCAGATGTCCGCCGCTCATCTGCTCGGACGCGGCCGAGGCCGAGGTCGCCGGGATCGTCGCGGAGGCGATGGCGGCAACTGCGGCCACGTCGGCGGCGGTTTTCTTGGGGATCGCGGCAGCCTCATCGGCGGTGGCCGGATCAATGTCGAAGGGCTCATGGACGGCGTGGCCGTCAAGGAGGCAATCGAAGAAGGGAAGCGAGGAAGCGGAGATGGCAGCGATGGAGGAGTGCATGGAGGGATTGGAGGAAGGAAGCGGGAGGGTATTCAGGAGTTCGGTGAACATTAGAGTGGCGCTTCTCAACATACTCACTCCCTCGCTGTAG